The genomic interval CCGCGCCGCGAACACACCTCGCCCAGCGCGTGCGACAGGGCCGCCGTCGCGTCCGGCGCGGCGTGCCACAGCGGGGGAGGCCCCACCACCAGGCAGCTGCGGTGCTCGCTGGCCGCCTTGTCGAGAATGTTGGCCAGTGCCAGGCGGCTGCGCGCTGCCGACACCCCGGCGACGACGTCGGCCACCCCCACCCCGATGACCAGGCGGTTGATGCCCGGGTGGACGGAGCGGCGCGCCGCCTCCGGCCCCCAGCGCTCGGCGAGCTGGGCGGTCGTCTCGCCCGGGACGGCGAGCGTCGTCGCGAGCGCGTCGAGACCCCGGGTACGGGCCATGACGCGACCCGTCCAGCCCAAGGCCCGGGCGTCTCCGTAGCCCGCGACGAGCTCGTCACCGACGAAGTGGATACGTGTCTGCTCCACGTGCGCCTCCCTGTGCCCTGGCCTGCTCACACCTGCCCGTAAGACGCTACCGTCTCACGGCCGCTTCGTGCGCCCGCCGGGCCGGAGGGCGCGATGCCCGCCGG from Actinomyces respiraculi carries:
- a CDS encoding GDSL-type esterase/lipase family protein, coding for MEQTRIHFVGDELVAGYGDARALGWTGRVMARTRGLDALATTLAVPGETTAQLAERWGPEAARRSVHPGINRLVIGVGVADVVAGVSAARSRLALANILDKAASEHRSCLVVGPPPLWHAAPDATAALSHALGEVCSRRGIPFVETFESLRHHDQWAADVQRHDGRHPGQAGYGLLAWLVLHRGWYEWLGVDQPTD